In one window of Bacteroides sp. DNA:
- the msrB gene encoding peptide-methionine (R)-S-oxide reductase MsrB, giving the protein MSRIITLLLMMSIPLFVHCQQPNRTNDMTVKIKDNDPGSYDVKRTEAEWKALLGPDSYYILRNAGTERPFTGEYFDNKQAGIYYSAATGQPLFISDTKYDSGCGWPSFFEPIVPGAVFYRTDRSHGMIRTEVVDSRSGSHLGHLFNDGPPPTGLRYCMNSGAMIFVGIEEEPPALVKEYMASLASEEEKKAVDAFIKRGEK; this is encoded by the coding sequence ATGAGTCGCATAATAACCCTGTTGCTGATGATGAGCATTCCCTTGTTCGTTCATTGTCAGCAACCAAACCGAACGAATGATATGACCGTTAAGATAAAAGACAATGACCCCGGGAGCTATGATGTAAAGCGAACGGAAGCGGAATGGAAAGCACTGCTGGGCCCCGATTCGTATTATATCCTCCGGAATGCAGGCACTGAGAGGCCCTTTACGGGGGAATATTTCGACAATAAGCAAGCCGGCATTTATTATTCGGCAGCCACCGGACAACCCTTGTTTATTTCGGATACCAAATACGATTCTGGCTGCGGCTGGCCCAGTTTCTTTGAGCCGATAGTTCCCGGTGCCGTGTTTTATCGTACCGACCGTTCTCACGGTATGATACGCACCGAAGTGGTCGATTCGCGCAGCGGGTCACACCTGGGGCACCTCTTTAACGACGGACCGCCTCCTACCGGGTTGCGCTATTGCATGAACAGCGGGGCAATGATCTTTGTTGGCATTGAAGAAGAACCTCCAGCACTGGTAAAAGAATATATGGCCTCGCTTGCCTCCGAGGAGGAGAAGAAAGCGGTGGATGCCTTTATTAAGAGAGGTGAGAAGTGA
- a CDS encoding FtsX-like permease family protein, translating to MVRYYFSMALRNLKKRPGFSLVNILGLSLGIAACLMITHYVRFHQSFDKQSEESHRTYRIQYSRWSETGDLVQFGSASPTIGPAMKARIPEVETYGRMYRVDGVFFYEDRFFEEEQVFWGESTLFDLLGLDILQGDAQTCLDEPNRVAISVSTARKYFGDADPLGKVLSRNKRELYEVTGVFADMPENMHFRADIFLSMSTWAKQVPDLFSSGWFNSGFYTYVLLQEGTDPKAVDKAIEEYMEAEFGETLRHYQMGMSFKLQPLETIHLGSHFMHELQVNADRKSIELLAVVAWFILIIAWVNFFNLTTISSIRRLREIGLRKVNGASRRQLLGQFLTESALINLLALVGALVIFEITSPLFKQLAGLPQDQKIWQFPWFWTIIIIAFLGGTFSAGIYSVTSIASNKLMQILKGNRSAASGQNITRKLLVTLQFVIALALLSATMGVYRQYLFMSKRDLGFQIDGMMVVKAPVVGDKTLVQKFSLFNQEVEMITGVQGACFSSIIPGKPNMFNRGGIHRFGDDPNNSKNFRVTETDHRYFDTYKIRFLVGEGFTGNDSIDKGRVVLNQYGALWLGFSSPEEAVGQKLVLEGQPFLISGVVIDFFQLSPKETIEPQLFRLPVRNQGYLTVNIGHNLPAEAIPWIQVLFQSFFPDNPFEYFFLDEYYHLQFSQEKRFGMVFALFSVLVILISVLGLMALSAYSAEQRKKEIGIRKVLGASNPQVFKMLFHDYLLLWFIAGLLAIPITYYLLDKWLDHFALQSSLSWWIFFIPLITVLFIALSTVWSQSRNYVAQNPVENIKYE from the coding sequence ATGGTCAGGTATTATTTTTCCATGGCGTTGCGTAACTTGAAAAAACGACCGGGCTTTAGCCTTGTTAACATTCTTGGTCTTTCATTGGGTATTGCAGCCTGCCTGATGATCACCCATTACGTTAGGTTTCACCAGAGTTTTGACAAACAATCGGAAGAAAGCCACCGCACATACCGGATACAGTACTCCCGTTGGTCAGAGACGGGCGACTTGGTGCAGTTTGGCTCCGCTTCCCCGACAATAGGCCCTGCCATGAAAGCTCGGATCCCGGAGGTAGAGACTTACGGAAGGATGTATCGCGTCGATGGGGTTTTTTTCTATGAGGATCGATTCTTTGAAGAAGAGCAGGTGTTCTGGGGCGAATCTACCTTGTTTGACTTGCTGGGCCTGGATATCCTTCAGGGGGATGCCCAGACCTGTCTCGATGAGCCTAACAGGGTGGCTATTTCTGTCTCAACAGCACGAAAATATTTTGGGGATGCCGATCCCCTTGGAAAGGTGCTTAGCAGAAATAAAAGAGAATTGTATGAGGTGACCGGGGTTTTTGCCGATATGCCGGAAAATATGCACTTCAGGGCAGATATATTCCTGTCGATGAGCACTTGGGCTAAGCAGGTCCCAGATTTGTTTTCCAGCGGATGGTTTAACAGTGGGTTTTACACCTATGTCCTGCTGCAAGAGGGGACTGACCCCAAAGCAGTCGATAAGGCCATTGAAGAATACATGGAAGCGGAGTTTGGAGAGACCCTCAGACATTACCAGATGGGGATGTCATTTAAACTGCAACCTCTTGAAACCATACACCTCGGGTCGCATTTCATGCATGAACTCCAGGTGAACGCTGACCGAAAATCCATTGAACTCCTGGCTGTTGTGGCTTGGTTTATTCTGATCATTGCCTGGGTCAACTTTTTTAACCTGACCACCATCAGTTCCATCAGGCGGTTGCGCGAGATCGGTCTGCGTAAGGTAAACGGGGCATCGCGCAGGCAATTATTGGGTCAATTTCTGACCGAATCGGCTTTAATTAATTTATTGGCTTTGGTTGGGGCACTGGTGATTTTTGAGATTACTTCCCCACTGTTTAAGCAGCTTGCCGGGCTTCCCCAAGATCAAAAGATCTGGCAGTTTCCCTGGTTCTGGACTATCATAATTATTGCATTTCTTGGGGGTACCTTTTCAGCAGGAATTTATTCAGTTACCAGCATAGCTTCAAATAAACTGATGCAGATATTAAAGGGTAACCGTTCAGCTGCCTCTGGGCAAAATATTACCCGAAAATTGCTTGTGACCCTGCAATTCGTCATAGCCCTTGCCTTGCTGTCAGCCACCATGGGCGTTTACCGGCAGTATCTCTTTATGTCGAAACGTGATTTGGGCTTCCAGATCGATGGTATGATGGTGGTAAAAGCTCCTGTGGTTGGCGATAAGACGCTGGTGCAGAAATTCAGCTTATTTAATCAGGAGGTGGAAATGATTACGGGTGTCCAAGGGGCCTGCTTTTCTTCGATCATTCCCGGTAAACCCAATATGTTCAACCGCGGCGGAATCCATCGCTTCGGAGATGACCCCAACAATAGCAAGAACTTTCGGGTAACGGAAACCGATCATCGATATTTTGACACTTATAAGATCCGGTTTCTGGTTGGGGAAGGATTTACAGGAAATGACTCCATTGATAAGGGACGGGTTGTACTCAACCAATATGGAGCCTTATGGCTTGGTTTCAGCTCGCCTGAAGAAGCCGTGGGTCAAAAGCTGGTCCTTGAGGGGCAGCCTTTCCTGATCTCAGGCGTAGTGATCGACTTTTTTCAATTGAGTCCCAAGGAAACCATTGAACCTCAGTTGTTTCGGTTGCCGGTCCGCAATCAGGGTTATCTGACCGTTAATATCGGGCACAATTTACCAGCAGAGGCTATTCCTTGGATTCAGGTTCTATTTCAGTCCTTTTTTCCCGATAATCCCTTTGAGTATTTTTTCCTGGATGAATATTACCACCTGCAGTTCTCACAAGAGAAGCGTTTTGGTATGGTGTTTGCCCTGTTTTCCGTGCTGGTGATCCTTATCAGTGTGCTCGGCTTGATGGCCTTGTCGGCTTATTCTGCCGAGCAGCGGAAAAAAGAAATTGGAATCCGCAAGGTGCTTGGGGCATCCAATCCACAGGTCTTCAAAATGTTATTCCACGATTATTTGCTGCTCTGGTTCATAGCAGGCTTACTTGCAATCCCAATAACCTATTACCTTTTGGATAAGTGGCTGGATCATTTTGCCCTGCAATCCAGCCTTTCCTGGTGGATCTTTTTTATTCCCTTGATAACGGTACTGTTCATTGCCTTGTCCACGGTGTGGAGCCAATCAAGGAACTATGTAGCGCAGAATCCGGTGGAGAATATTAAGTATGAATGA
- a CDS encoding S8 family serine peptidase — MGLFFLLFSGPSLQAQMGEQEVLEAIDKKPLERLWVEQSAKWEIFGEQVIRFNQRQSGMGTFLDSLKVIRLMGFSKSGAPIYYQTYNLDAANSIGTSRLWTGGLSELNLNGEGITLNVWDGGSIRATHQEFEGRTTQMDGTPIMNGHATHVAGTMVAAGIVPTARGMAPSASLHVYDFSNDEEEMIEAAANGALVSNHSYGRSTGWGFHTNQWWWYGDTRISNTTDYNFGFYSEETRVRDEITYLAPYYLQVHAAGNDRLDIGPAPGEEHNVFDNDLGIWIKSTDIRERDGGEEGLDCISTLVLGKNVLTIGSVADVIEYTGPESVALSEFSSTGPADDGRIKPDIVANGQGLLSTWVDSNTSYAGLTGTSMAAPSVTGSLGLLQQLNKRLTGSFLRAATIKALVIHTTHEAGPHPGPDYQYGWGLADIEAAAKIIPEKGNNTLIEERNLVQNTVPTYSKTIYSTGQQPLVVTLVWSDVPGVPLEPALNDRTPLLVNDLDVRLTRISDGQVFYPWQLDPDNPSAPATQGDNLVDNVEKIQILAPEPGQYQVVISHKGTLVDPVNATNKRQPFSLVVSGVAERAIDMAVNNAFVLGSGCDLGVNTPAKIIIKNKGQQNATDIEVNFLVRNPEGETLDSGSEVISELNAGLSAEVEVEINLSQGLQFEFEASVNYPGDQLPANNTFTREIISENWVVSDESYHTSFEGILYPEDIGWSTINNNEDEAGWGLRLATAPSQWASDGSNSIRYGVFDTSGELQVPVQADDWLVSTCLYLYASETYRLNFDYRSWNIDSPASMRVMMGFGTSPEDLDTELIFLENFSMDAYETEQIQFTVPENGTYYLAFHVNSPPDHNFVYLDNITVERMVFTDIAAAGIDVNAEGCEFSDETPVTITFSNPGMEAQGNFGVELIITHEGTAAQQIIPYEFQETLEPDQTFSVELLADMDLYGKYDLQLITQLEGDERPENDTLNIVANNTSVNLASGNYFTDFDGYSGLEEIGWSAYSGTEDQTGWRYYSVPGQAYSPPNSLNMYRGELDPVDEWAFSNCLKMVEGTFYRVKFYTATQGSDSEEMFSVHLMDEPSPEGSLTLLGDVWVNSVDYVREEFVFQAPYTGNFHIGLFTDFVGLNTFQIFVDDFTVESLLDRDAEALAILQTTWGCNTFTEETPVKVVIENKGLEPLVNVLVELTVEAEPEILNTYPLNSTATLTTTERDTLTFLVDLSQLNTIYSLTAEVILAEDQDLTNNSQSKFIRNTTVDLTQGHVYYNDFELEQIDGTTGMVDPTSGWWYENTNDDIDETGESITWIIRKNESFAHSGEISMRSGRSLTEPADDWLFSNCLIMQGGESYLLSFHYTGRTSSSEEKMSVAFGTDQTSASMGQFLWSETFKLGLDYQRGVVAFTPPADGTYYIGFHAESEANQGWIYLDDFEVMKNHDVDVSLEAIDVLAEPCAFSEETPVRVSIRNSGNLALDHPVTLSWQVLDPSGNQAGQGEILIEEPLGLNEAYFVDLVADLRLYGFYTIQASVSLPEGITEPETGNNSKEEKVLNSSLNPEAGDLYLTFEQFEKFEETGWSVYDVNNDGNTWDLGINYTTYSFSGNRVMYYTYSSVNDANDWLFSGCANLKADTIYNVGFYYRVYSGDHPEKISFGIASEPNPESLIEFLEVQEELVNYQYRRVIYSFSVEEDGQYYFAWHAQSQKFMRFLFVDDFSLQKAKALDGTVHDLFAAAEGCNFNEETPLLVKLANLGSEPLPEGILELNIQRPEGNQFFEIPTPQIQVKGIIELNTSADLSAYGKHTISYNLQVPDDQQPANNSGYKNLFNTRLELDQPGKWNIQDFETIFAMREIGWQIFNLNQDNRYWGLRVNDPSLANSGHNYLVYFTGNTTQVANDWLVSGCYFLEPGRKYTAGFFYRLGSGVHRMRLARGLQPVPEALEETIWEATNLTVPEHNDYIPVSGIFEPVMAGPHYFGIKQFSLAGQGSSILDDLVIIAQPDILPVEDIIDFGQEITLTALGSDSLRWYADAALTQEIGSGTSLTITANFNSHFNIYAAEFVYGIMGPADTITVQMSVGTENFQLPGKQNIYPNPGKNTIHILIGDQFTGELMVEFFDIMGNKAMTRKEPVAENLMNLEIANLPAGIYLVRITDGKHFALGRFVKM, encoded by the coding sequence ATGGGCTTATTCTTCCTTTTGTTCAGCGGCCCATCTTTGCAGGCCCAAATGGGCGAACAGGAAGTGCTGGAAGCCATCGATAAAAAACCATTGGAACGCTTGTGGGTTGAGCAAAGCGCCAAATGGGAGATCTTTGGCGAACAGGTAATCCGGTTCAACCAGCGCCAAAGCGGCATGGGTACTTTTCTGGATTCCCTGAAGGTCATCCGACTTATGGGTTTCAGTAAAAGCGGGGCGCCCATTTATTATCAGACCTACAACCTGGATGCAGCCAATTCCATTGGCACCAGCCGGCTCTGGACCGGTGGGCTGTCTGAACTGAACCTCAATGGGGAAGGGATAACGCTTAACGTCTGGGATGGCGGTTCCATCCGGGCTACCCACCAGGAATTTGAAGGCAGGACTACGCAAATGGACGGCACCCCGATCATGAATGGGCATGCAACCCACGTTGCAGGAACAATGGTTGCCGCAGGAATTGTGCCCACGGCCAGGGGCATGGCGCCATCAGCCAGTTTGCACGTTTATGATTTTAGTAACGATGAGGAAGAAATGATCGAGGCAGCCGCCAACGGCGCCCTGGTTTCTAATCATTCCTACGGGAGATCCACGGGCTGGGGCTTTCATACCAACCAGTGGTGGTGGTATGGCGACACCCGGATCAGCAACACCACTGACTATAATTTTGGATTCTACAGTGAGGAAACAAGGGTACGGGATGAAATTACCTATTTGGCCCCCTATTACCTGCAGGTGCATGCGGCAGGGAATGACCGCCTGGATATCGGGCCGGCGCCCGGCGAGGAGCACAACGTGTTTGACAACGACCTAGGGATTTGGATCAAGTCAACCGACATCAGGGAACGCGATGGCGGGGAGGAAGGCTTAGACTGTATTTCTACCCTGGTGCTGGGAAAGAATGTCCTGACCATTGGATCAGTGGCCGATGTAATAGAATACACCGGTCCGGAAAGCGTGGCTCTGAGTGAATTCAGCAGCACCGGTCCTGCTGATGATGGCCGGATTAAACCTGACATTGTGGCCAATGGTCAAGGTTTGCTTTCCACCTGGGTGGACAGCAACACCAGTTATGCAGGGCTGACAGGAACCTCCATGGCCGCTCCCTCGGTTACGGGTTCCCTGGGCTTGCTGCAGCAACTGAATAAAAGGCTTACAGGGAGCTTTCTGCGGGCAGCCACCATCAAGGCTCTGGTCATTCACACCACCCATGAGGCAGGACCACATCCCGGACCAGATTATCAGTATGGTTGGGGCCTGGCAGATATTGAAGCTGCCGCGAAAATCATCCCGGAAAAGGGAAACAATACTTTAATTGAAGAAAGAAATTTGGTGCAGAATACGGTGCCAACCTATTCAAAAACCATTTATTCTACAGGGCAACAACCTTTGGTGGTGACCCTTGTCTGGAGTGATGTCCCGGGCGTACCGCTGGAGCCAGCACTGAACGACCGGACACCCCTGCTGGTCAATGATCTGGATGTCAGGTTGACCCGTATCTCAGACGGGCAGGTCTTTTATCCCTGGCAACTGGATCCGGATAACCCGTCAGCACCTGCAACCCAGGGAGACAATCTTGTTGATAATGTAGAAAAAATTCAAATCCTAGCCCCTGAGCCCGGCCAGTACCAGGTAGTGATTTCCCATAAGGGCACCCTGGTTGATCCGGTGAATGCTACCAACAAAAGGCAGCCCTTTTCGCTGGTGGTTTCGGGCGTTGCCGAGCGCGCCATTGACATGGCAGTAAACAATGCTTTTGTATTAGGTTCTGGTTGCGATTTAGGTGTCAATACCCCTGCCAAAATCATCATCAAAAACAAGGGACAGCAAAACGCAACCGATATCGAAGTTAACTTTTTGGTCAGGAATCCGGAAGGAGAAACCCTGGATAGCGGATCAGAAGTAATCTCGGAACTGAATGCCGGATTGAGCGCGGAAGTAGAAGTTGAAATCAATCTCAGCCAGGGATTGCAGTTTGAATTTGAGGCCTCTGTTAATTATCCCGGAGATCAGTTACCGGCAAACAACACCTTCACCAGGGAAATCATCAGCGAAAACTGGGTGGTAAGTGACGAAAGCTATCATACAAGCTTTGAAGGAATCCTTTATCCTGAAGACATTGGCTGGAGTACTATTAATAACAATGAGGATGAGGCCGGCTGGGGCTTGCGCCTTGCTACTGCACCCTCGCAATGGGCAAGCGACGGAAGCAATTCAATCCGCTATGGCGTTTTCGACACCAGCGGAGAGCTTCAGGTACCGGTGCAGGCCGATGACTGGCTGGTTTCGACTTGCCTTTACCTATATGCCAGCGAGACTTACCGCCTGAACTTTGATTACCGATCCTGGAATATTGATTCACCCGCCTCTATGAGGGTGATGATGGGTTTTGGAACCAGCCCAGAAGACCTGGATACTGAACTCATCTTCCTGGAAAATTTTTCCATGGATGCCTACGAAACCGAACAGATCCAGTTTACAGTTCCCGAAAACGGCACTTATTACCTTGCTTTCCATGTAAACAGCCCGCCAGATCACAATTTTGTTTACCTCGACAACATTACCGTGGAAAGAATGGTGTTCACCGATATTGCAGCCGCGGGGATAGATGTAAATGCTGAGGGATGTGAATTTTCGGATGAGACCCCGGTGACCATTACCTTTTCTAATCCCGGAATGGAAGCACAGGGGAATTTTGGCGTGGAGTTGATCATTACACATGAAGGTACTGCTGCACAACAGATTATCCCTTATGAATTTCAGGAAACCCTCGAACCTGATCAAACCTTTAGTGTGGAGTTATTGGCCGACATGGACCTCTATGGGAAATACGACCTGCAGTTGATCACCCAGCTTGAGGGTGATGAAAGGCCTGAAAACGATACCCTCAACATTGTTGCCAACAATACCAGTGTAAACCTTGCCTCAGGAAATTATTTCACTGACTTTGACGGTTATTCCGGGCTGGAGGAGATTGGCTGGAGCGCATACAGCGGAACCGAAGATCAAACCGGTTGGCGGTATTACTCGGTTCCGGGGCAAGCTTACTCCCCCCCCAACAGCCTCAATATGTACCGGGGGGAGCTAGATCCCGTGGATGAATGGGCCTTCTCCAATTGCCTTAAAATGGTTGAAGGAACGTTTTACCGGGTCAAATTTTATACCGCAACCCAGGGAAGCGACTCCGAAGAAATGTTTAGCGTCCACCTCATGGATGAACCCAGTCCTGAAGGCTCCCTGACCCTTCTCGGCGACGTTTGGGTCAACAGTGTGGATTACGTCAGGGAAGAGTTTGTATTTCAGGCACCTTACACAGGAAATTTCCACATCGGATTATTCACTGACTTTGTGGGGCTCAATACCTTCCAGATCTTTGTAGATGATTTTACCGTAGAATCCTTGCTGGACCGCGATGCAGAAGCTTTGGCCATTCTGCAGACGACATGGGGTTGCAATACCTTCACTGAAGAGACCCCGGTTAAGGTGGTCATCGAGAACAAGGGGCTGGAACCCCTCGTAAATGTCCTGGTGGAACTGACCGTTGAGGCGGAACCGGAGATCCTGAACACCTATCCCCTGAATTCAACGGCAACTTTAACCACCACTGAACGTGATACGCTTACTTTCCTGGTAGATCTTTCGCAATTGAATACAATTTACAGCCTCACTGCAGAAGTCATTCTGGCGGAAGATCAGGACCTGACAAACAACAGCCAATCGAAATTCATTCGGAATACCACCGTTGACCTTACCCAGGGCCATGTTTATTATAATGATTTTGAGCTGGAGCAAATTGACGGTACCACCGGCATGGTGGATCCCACCTCTGGATGGTGGTATGAGAACACCAACGATGACATCGATGAAACCGGAGAGTCCATCACTTGGATCATCCGTAAGAATGAATCCTTTGCCCACAGCGGAGAGATATCCATGCGCAGTGGTAGGAGCCTGACGGAACCAGCGGATGACTGGTTGTTTTCAAACTGTTTGATCATGCAGGGAGGCGAAAGTTATCTCCTTTCATTCCATTATACCGGAAGAACCTCTTCCAGTGAGGAAAAAATGTCTGTTGCTTTTGGAACAGATCAAACTTCGGCATCCATGGGACAGTTCCTATGGTCTGAAACATTTAAGCTAGGTCTGGATTATCAGCGAGGTGTGGTAGCTTTTACTCCGCCTGCCGACGGGACTTATTATATTGGATTTCACGCTGAAAGTGAGGCCAATCAGGGCTGGATATACCTGGATGACTTTGAAGTTATGAAAAATCATGATGTAGATGTTTCATTGGAGGCAATTGATGTACTGGCTGAGCCTTGTGCTTTCTCGGAGGAGACCCCTGTTCGCGTTTCTATCCGGAATTCAGGAAACCTGGCTCTTGACCATCCCGTCACCCTTTCCTGGCAGGTTCTCGATCCTTCAGGTAACCAGGCAGGCCAGGGAGAAATACTGATTGAGGAACCACTTGGACTTAATGAGGCCTATTTCGTGGACTTGGTTGCTGATTTGCGCTTGTACGGCTTCTATACCATCCAGGCGTCAGTAAGCTTGCCTGAAGGGATAACAGAACCCGAAACAGGCAATAACAGCAAAGAAGAAAAAGTCCTAAACAGCTCCCTGAACCCGGAAGCCGGAGATCTTTACCTGACCTTTGAACAGTTCGAAAAGTTTGAAGAGACAGGCTGGTCAGTTTATGATGTTAATAATGATGGCAATACCTGGGATCTCGGTATAAACTATACTACCTATTCTTTCTCGGGAAACAGAGTTATGTACTACACTTACAGTTCTGTTAATGATGCCAATGACTGGTTGTTCTCAGGCTGCGCGAACCTGAAGGCTGACACCATCTACAACGTTGGATTCTATTATCGGGTTTACAGTGGCGACCACCCTGAAAAAATAAGCTTTGGAATTGCCAGTGAACCCAATCCTGAAAGCCTCATCGAATTTCTCGAGGTCCAGGAAGAACTGGTTAACTACCAGTACCGGCGGGTAATCTACTCCTTCAGTGTAGAAGAAGATGGCCAATACTATTTTGCGTGGCATGCACAGAGCCAGAAATTTATGCGGTTCCTGTTTGTGGATGATTTCTCATTGCAAAAGGCCAAGGCATTGGATGGCACTGTTCACGACCTGTTTGCTGCGGCCGAGGGTTGTAATTTTAACGAGGAAACACCATTGCTGGTTAAATTAGCCAACCTTGGAAGTGAACCCTTACCAGAAGGGATCCTGGAGCTAAATATTCAGAGGCCTGAAGGAAACCAGTTTTTTGAAATTCCTACCCCCCAGATTCAGGTAAAGGGCATTATAGAACTGAATACCAGTGCAGACCTTTCCGCTTACGGGAAGCATACCATTTCCTATAATTTGCAGGTTCCGGATGATCAGCAACCCGCAAACAATTCTGGGTACAAAAACTTGTTCAATACTCGTTTGGAGCTTGACCAGCCCGGGAAGTGGAACATCCAAGATTTTGAAACCATTTTTGCGATGCGCGAAATAGGTTGGCAAATCTTCAATTTAAACCAGGACAACCGTTACTGGGGCTTAAGGGTAAATGACCCCTCATTGGCAAACAGCGGACACAATTACCTGGTGTACTTCACTGGCAATACAACTCAAGTTGCCAATGACTGGTTAGTCAGCGGCTGCTATTTCCTTGAGCCCGGGAGAAAATATACTGCTGGTTTCTTTTACCGTCTGGGGTCGGGAGTACACAGGATGCGCCTTGCCAGGGGGCTACAGCCAGTTCCAGAAGCACTGGAAGAGACCATCTGGGAAGCCACCAATCTTACGGTACCTGAACACAATGACTATATTCCTGTCAGCGGAATCTTTGAGCCTGTGATGGCAGGGCCGCATTATTTCGGCATCAAACAATTCAGCCTGGCGGGACAGGGCTCTTCCATTCTGGATGACCTGGTGATCATCGCCCAGCCCGATATCCTCCCCGTGGAAGATATCATTGACTTTGGGCAGGAAATAACTCTGACTGCCTTGGGAAGTGATTCCCTTCGCTGGTATGCTGATGCCGCCCTTACCCAGGAAATCGGCTCTGGGACCAGCCTCACCATCACAGCCAACTTCAACAGCCATTTCAATATCTATGCAGCCGAATTTGTTTATGGCATTATGGGACCGGCTGATACAATTACGGTGCAAATGTCCGTGGGAACAGAAAACTTCCAATTGCCCGGAAAGCAAAACATTTACCCCAATCCAGGGAAAAACACCATCCATATCCTGATCGGTGATCAATTTACTGGTGAATTGATGGTGGAATTTTTTGACATCATGGGTAATAAGGCAATGACACGTAAAGAGCCTGTTGCTGAAAACTTGATGAACCTTGAAATTGCTAACCTCCCTGCGGGCATTTATTTGGTCCGTATCACCGATGGCAAGCATTTTGCCCTGGGCAGATTTGTTAAAATGTAA
- a CDS encoding family 10 glycosylhydrolase, protein MHLKRLFIGAAFLLLSFFVNNQAVQAQLIPREMRGVWVATVANIDWPSKPGLDVETQQKEALAILDQQQALGMNAIFFQVRPAADAFFASSLEPWSRFLTGKQGNAPQPFYDPLAFWITEAHKRGLELHAWLNPFRATFSPGEYLHPSHVFNQHPEWLLQYGERYYFDPGIPEVRRHLQLVVADMVSRYDIDGIHFDDYFYPYPIAGIDFPDTLSFRQYGSDIPEKRGDWRRGNVSQVIRSLNDTIKHLKPWVKFGVSPFGVWRNKASDPKGSDTRAGVECYDDLYADILLWEHQGWVDYVLPQIYWTTQDVPANFTKLIHWWDQTIHNRHLYIGHALYKINPAVPYWENASEIPDQIRLTRSLKSTLGSVFFSQKHFSRSDLLGVGDSIHSDFYCRQALTPGMQWIDTLPPLPVFNIQRQRRNLNWFTQQEEDLLNESQRYVIYLEPLTKKGQACGPVWFITGEKNLTLPRRPFFQRTRFDLSIIAVDRLSNTSPKSERLKVRY, encoded by the coding sequence ATGCACCTCAAGAGGCTATTCATTGGGGCAGCCTTTCTGCTCCTGTCGTTTTTCGTTAACAACCAGGCTGTCCAGGCACAACTTATTCCAAGGGAGATGCGCGGCGTGTGGGTAGCCACCGTAGCCAATATCGACTGGCCATCCAAACCCGGACTGGATGTTGAGACCCAGCAAAAAGAAGCCCTTGCCATTCTTGATCAGCAACAGGCCCTTGGAATGAATGCCATTTTTTTCCAGGTGCGCCCCGCCGCTGATGCCTTTTTCGCCTCTTCTCTTGAGCCCTGGTCACGTTTCCTGACCGGCAAGCAAGGGAATGCACCACAACCCTTTTACGATCCTCTGGCATTCTGGATTACCGAAGCCCATAAACGGGGCCTTGAACTGCATGCCTGGCTCAATCCCTTTCGTGCCACCTTTAGTCCCGGAGAATATCTTCACCCCTCCCATGTCTTCAATCAGCATCCCGAATGGCTGCTGCAATATGGCGAGCGCTACTATTTTGATCCGGGAATCCCTGAAGTGCGCAGGCATTTACAACTGGTAGTAGCCGACATGGTTTCAAGATATGATATTGATGGCATTCATTTCGACGATTATTTCTATCCCTATCCAATTGCAGGGATTGATTTCCCCGATACCCTATCCTTCAGACAATATGGATCAGATATTCCCGAAAAACGGGGTGACTGGCGCCGGGGGAATGTGAGCCAGGTAATCCGTTCACTCAACGACACCATAAAACATCTGAAGCCTTGGGTAAAATTCGGCGTCAGCCCATTTGGGGTATGGCGTAACAAGGCCAGTGATCCCAAGGGATCAGACACCCGTGCAGGGGTTGAATGCTACGACGACCTGTATGCTGATATCCTTTTGTGGGAGCACCAGGGCTGGGTTGACTATGTTTTACCCCAGATTTACTGGACCACGCAGGATGTTCCTGCCAATTTCACCAAGCTAATCCACTGGTGGGATCAGACCATCCATAACCGCCATCTTTACATCGGCCACGCCCTCTATAAGATCAACCCTGCCGTACCCTATTGGGAAAATGCCTCCGAGATCCCCGATCAGATTCGCCTGACCCGAAGCCTTAAATCTACTCTGGGCAGTGTTTTCTTCAGCCAGAAGCATTTCAGCCGCAGCGACTTATTGGGGGTAGGCGACAGCATCCACAGCGATTTCTATTGCAGACAAGCCCTGACACCCGGTATGCAATGGATCGATACCCTGCCTCCCCTGCCCGTTTTCAACATACAGCGACAAAGACGCAATCTGAATTGGTTTACTCAGCAAGAAGAAGATTTGTTGAATGAAAGCCAGCGATACGTGATCTATCTGGAGCCCCTCACCAAAAAAGGCCAGGCATGTGGTCCGGTATGGTTCATAACCGGCGAGAAAAATTTGACCCTACCCCGTCGCCCCTTCTTTCAGCGCACCCGTTTTGACCTTAGCATCATCGCCGTGGACCGCCTGAGCAACACCAGCCCAAAAAGTGAACGGCTAAAGGTGAGATATTAA